Proteins encoded by one window of Aspergillus puulaauensis MK2 DNA, chromosome 4, nearly complete sequence:
- a CDS encoding putative glycerol-3-phosphate acyltransferase Sct1 (COG:I;~EggNog:ENOG410PGUU;~InterPro:IPR002123;~PFAM:PF01553;~TransMembrane:4 (o12-30i432-451o483-506i518-539o);~go_function: GO:0016746 - transferase activity, transferring acyl groups [Evidence IEA]), which produces MARKPHIPPLVGWLYDLVLWTFSVLVDLFFREVHPRGSWKIPRRGPMIIVAAPHANQFVDSLILMRVLRTEAHRRISFLIAEKSFRRKFIGLLARGIGTVPVSRAMDMMKPGQGTVYLPDPINQPTLLRGVGTNFEGPGFEKDGTIALPTINGTSHNSNIAEIRGPEELILKKPFTHKDALFQLTGRNDITDDGKFSADVTDKDRADFNGSKFKVAPHVDQSAVYDAVFGRLLGGGCIGIFPEGGSHDRSDLLPLKPGVALMALGTLAENPDCGLKIVPCGMNYFHAHKFRSRAVIEFGTPLEVPRELVEMYKNGDRRGAVGPLLDIIYQSLVSVTVTSPDYETLMVIQAARRLYNIKGKKLPLPMVVELNRRLVKGYSHFKDDPRIISLKKSIADYNKELRLLGIRDHQVDYAKFSSIKVIATLIYRLGKLVLLTIGTLPGLLLFTPVFITTKLISNKKSKEALAASTVKLQGRDVMATWKLLVALAFAPALYASYTMTFTYWAYRNRINGYVPESVPLWTFIPIGMVLFPTITFAALRIGEIGMDIVKSLRPLLLSLNPSSANTLVKLRLRRAALAKQVTDNINTLGPELFPDFDAARVVTDPFRELNRQASTLESEQPPSVEISRASTTNFDEGSASQEPLPRNESFHNLANFGFFSTRPPSRNRSRSNSRSSSFGGLPGTSGQQLKPLSQLSAKDGLDEVSFKIRDAMRERGERRRRSEDNSSWDMASSGPGTPHSEENRKDI; this is translated from the exons ATGGCGAGGAAGCCGCACATCCCGCCCTTGGTTGGGTGGTTATACGATCTTGTGCTATGGACGTTCTCAGTGCTCGTTGATCTCTTCTTCCGGGAGGTCCATCCGCGTGGCTCATGGAAAATTCCTCGACGGGGTCCAATGATCATTGTCGCGGCCCCTCATGCTAATCAG TTTGTCGATTCCTTGATCCTTATGCGTGTACTGCGCACCGAGGCGCACCGTCGAATCTCGTTCCTGATTGCAGAGAAATCGTTTCGCCGCAAGTTTATCGGGCTTTTGGCGAGAGGCATAGGAACTGTGCCCGTGTCTCGGGCAATGGATATGATGAAACCTGGCCAGGGTACCGTTTATCTCCCGGATCCAATCAACCAACCTACTCTGTTGCGCGGCGTCGGAACAAATTTCGAAGGTCCAGGCTTCGAGAAGGACGGCACGATCGCACTTCCGACCATCAATGGAACTTCGCATAACTCGAACATCGCTGAGATTCGCGGTCCAGAGGAACTGATTCTCAAGAAGCCATTTACCCACAAGGATGCGCTGTTCCAGTTGACAGGTCGGAATGATATTACCGACGATGGAAAGTTCTCTGCAGATGTAACCGACAAAGACCGCGCTGATTTCAATGGGTCCAAGTTCAAGGTGGCGCCCCATGTGGACCAGAGTGCAGTGTATGATGCGGTGTTTGGAAGACTCCTTGGGGGTGGCTGTATCGGTATTTTCCCAGAGGGAGGTAGCCACGATCGCTCCGATTTACTTCCCTTGAAGC CTGGTGTGGCCCTCATGGCTCTCGGTACGTTGGCGGAGAATCCTGACTGTGGTTTGAAGATCGTGCCGTGCGGAATGAACTATTTCCACGCTCACAAATTTCGGTCGAGAGCGGTGATTGAATTCGGAACTCCTCTTGAAGTTCCCAGAGAGTTAGTTGAAATGTATAAGAACGGTGACAGAAGAGGTGCTGTGGGTCCTTTATTGGATATTATATACCAGAGTCTCGTGTCAGTGACCGTAACCAGTCCAGATTACGAGACATTGATG GTCATCCAAGCTGCACGCCGTCTGTACAACATCAAAGGGAAGAAATTGCCCCTTCCAATGGTTGTTGAACTCAACCGCCGTCTCGTCAAAGGCTACTCGCATTTCAAAGATGACCCGCGAATTATCAGTCTTAAAAAGTCGATCGCGGACTATAACAAAGAACTGCGTTTATTGGGAATCCGTGACCACCAGGTTGATTATGCGAAGTTCTCATCCATCAAAGTGATTGCGACACTGATATATCGCCTGGGTAAATTAGTTCTTCTCACTATTGGGACCTTACctgggcttcttctctttaCCCCTGTTTTTATCACGACCAAGTTGATTTCAAACAAGAAATCGAAAGAAGCACTGGCTGCTTCAACAGTCAAGCTTCAAGGCCGTGACGTAATGGCAACTTGGAAACTCCTCGTTGCTCTCGCATTTGCTCCCGCTCTTTACGCCTCTTATACCATGACGTTCACCTATTGGGCCTATCGTAACCGCATTAACGGTTATGTGCCTGAATCCGTACCGCTGTGGACATTTATACCTATTGGCATGGTCCTATTCCCGACTATTACGTTCGCCGCACTGCGTATCGGGGAGATTGGCATGGATATTGTCAAATCCTTGCGCccattgttgttgtcgcTCAATCCGTCGTCGGCCAACACGTTGGTCAAACTCCGCTTACGACGCGCTGCGCTCGCTAAACAAGTCACCGACAATATCAACACGCTTGGCCCTGAATTGTTCCCAGACTTTGATGCTGCAAGGGTTGTGACGGACCCTTTCCGCGAGCTCAACCGACAAGCTTCGACTCTAGAAAGCGAACAACCACCAAGCGTGGAGATCAGCAGGGCGAGCACGACGAACTTCGACGAAGGCTCGGCTTCCCAAGAACCACTCCCTCGAAACGAATCGTTCCACAACCTTGCGAACTTTGGCTTTTTCTCGACCCGGCCCCCGAGCCGGAATCGTAGCCGCAGCAACAGTCGTAGTAGCTCGTTTGGAGGGTTACCGGGCACATCAGGCCAGCAGCTGAAACCTCTCAGCCAGCTCTCAGCCAAAGATGGACTTGATGAGGTGAGTTTCAAGATTCGTGATGCAATGCGCGAACGCGGAGAGCGACGTCGGCGAAGTGAGGATAATAGCAGTTGGGACATGGCCAGCTCGGGGCCCGGGACGCCGCACAGCGAAGAGAACCGGAAGGATATATAA
- the RER2 gene encoding undecaprenyl diphosphate synthase family protein (COG:I;~EggNog:ENOG410PG3D;~InterPro:IPR018520,IPR001441,IPR036424;~PFAM:PF01255;~go_function: GO:0016765 - transferase activity, transferring alkyl or aryl (other than methyl) groups [Evidence IEA]) yields MASSMHLSKLRNWFLASPPIEFAVSKLRDLLVGAIRQGPVPQHIAFIMDGNRRFARTHGIETVEGHNLGFEALARILEVCYRSGVKVVTIYAFSIENFKRSKFEVDALMEMARVKLAQMAQHGEILDRYGAKVRILGRLDLLRPDVLAAVDRAVDMTKDNGDRVLNICFPYTSRDEITSAIRDTVAEYSQPLRSARSSSSLPRTPFSEDHIAQNIRSRTVNGKLDDSSTEGDTVSESSTLGENDAQKSDQQNKIYQSESALSSAATLHFPDQPTKGRTTAPTESEPPVYKSPETITRQTLAEHLLTHDNPPLDLLVRTSGVERLSDFMLWQCHENTEIAFLDILWPEFDLWQFLPVLLRWQRRVSKARKNPDAEGNYDGEPQESSDDTREELVVSSSAKAKSL; encoded by the exons ATGGCGTCGTCAATGCACCTCTCAAAGCTCCGAAATTGGTTCCTTGCATCACCCCCCATCGAGTTTGCGGTCTCCAAACTCCGAGACCTGCTGGTTGGAGCAATCAGGCAAGGGCCAGTTCCACAACATATCGCTTTTATAATGGATGGGAATCGGAGGTTTGCCCGAACACACGGGATCGAAACAGTCGAGGGGCATAATCTGGGGTTTGAGGCGCTGGCACGG ATCCTTGAGGTATGCTACCGGAGCGGAGTAAAGGTCGTAACCATCTACGCCTTCAGCATCGAAAACTTTAAGCGGTCAAAATTTGAGGTGGATGCTCTGATGGAAATGGCCAGAGTCAAACTAGCGCAGATGGCCCAACACGGTGAAATTCTGGATCGGTATGGTGCGAAAGTCCGGATACTAGGTCGATTGGACTTGCTTCGCCCCGACGTGCTTGCGGCGGTCGATCGTGCAGTTGATATGACAAAGGACAACGGGGACCGCGTTCTTAACATTTGCTTTCCCTACACATCGCGTGACGAGATCACCAGCGCCATTCGGGATACGGTAGCAGAGTACAGCCAGCCACTAAGGTCCGCTCGCTCGtcgtcttctcttccgcgGACCCCATTTTCTGAAGATCACATCGCACAAAATATTCGATCTCGAACAGTAAACGGAAAACTGGATGACTCCAGCACAGAGGGTGATACAGTGTCAGAATCATCCACACTCGGGGAGAATGATGCTCAAAAGTCAGACCAACAGAACAAAATCTACCAGTCCGAATCTGCTCTTTCATCCGCTGCCACTCTCCACTTTCCTGACCAACCCACAAAAGGCCGGACGACAGCGCCCACTGAGTCTGAACCCCCGGTGTATAAATCACCGGAAACCATCACACGCCAAACCCTGGCCGAACACCTACTTACCCACGACAACCCTCCACTTGACCTGCTAGTTCGCACATCCGGGGTGGAGCGCCTCAGTGATTTCATGCTATGGCAATGTCATGAGAACACAGAAATCGCTTTCCTAGACATCCTGTGGCCCGAGTTTGACCTATGGCAGTTCCTACCCGTTTTATTAAGGTGGCAGCGGAGAGTCTCCAAGGCGAGGAAAAACCCAGATGCTGAGGGTAATTATGACGGTGAGCCCCAGGAATCTTCAGACGACACCAGAGAAGAGCTCGTGGTCAGTTCGAGTGCGAAAGCGAAGAGTTTATAG
- the lys9 gene encoding saccharopine dehydrogenase (NADP+, L-glutamate-forming) (COG:E;~EggNog:ENOG410Q4IA;~InterPro:IPR032095,IPR036291,IPR005097;~PFAM:PF03435,PF01488,PF16653;~go_function: GO:0016491 - oxidoreductase activity [Evidence IEA];~go_process: GO:0055114 - oxidation-reduction process [Evidence IEA]) produces the protein MVNQVAGSKVLLLGSGFVTKPTVEVLSKAGVEVTVACRTLESAKKLCEGFSNTKAISLDVSDDKALDEAAKQADLLISLIPYTFHAQVIKSAIRTKKHVVTTSYVSPAMLELDQQCKDAGITVMNEIGLDPGIDHLYAVKTIHEVHAAGGKITDFLSYCGGLPAPECSNNPLGYKFSWSSRGVLLALRNAAKFYKGGEEVSIAGPDLMATAKPYYIYPGFAFVAYPNRDSTPFRERYDIPEAQTLVRGTLRYQGFPEFIKVLVDIGFLSDEARDYLSSPISWKEATQKILGAASSSEKDLESAISSKTAFPNNDERDRILSGLRWIGVFSDEKITPRGNPLDTLCASLEQKMQYGPDERDLVMLQHKFGIEHKDGSKEVRTSTLCEYGAPGGYSAMARLVGIPCGVAVKLVLDGTISEKGVLAPMSWDICEPIQKTLKADYGIEMIEKTL, from the exons ATGGTTAATCAAGTTGCTGGTTCTAAGGTCCTTCTTCTGGGCTCAGGCTTCG TTACCAAGCCTACCGTTGAGGTTCTTAGCAAGGCAGGTGTCGAAGTTACCGTCG CCTGCAGAACCCTCGAGAGTGCGAAGAAGCTTTGCGAAGGATTCAGCAACACCAAGGCTATCTCCCTTGATGTCAGCGACGACAAGGCTCTTGATGAGGCCGCTAAGCAGGCGGATCTGCTCATCTCGCTCATCCCTTACACCTTCCACGCCCAAGTGATCAAGTCCGCTATCCGAACCAAGAAGCATGTCGTTACCACATCCTACGTCTCCCCGGCTATGTTGGAGCTGGACCAGCAGTGCAAGGACGCTGGAATTACTGTTATGAACGAGATTGGTCTGGACCCG GGTATCGACCACCTTTACGCCGTCAAGACTATCCACGAG GTTCACGCTGCCGGTGGTAAGATCACTGACTTCCTCTCTTACTGCGGTGGCCTTCCCGCTCCCGAGTGCTCCAACAACCCTCTGGGCTACAAGTTCTCCTGGTCCAGCCGTGGtgtccttctcgcccttcgcAACGCCGCCAAATTCTACAAGGGTGGTGAGGAAGTCAGCATTGCTGGCCCTGACCTCATGGCTACCGCCAAGCCGTACTACATCTACCCCggcttcgccttcgtcgcaTACCCTAACCGTGACTCAACCCCCTTCCGTGAGCGTTACGACATACCTGAGGCCCAGACCCTCGTCCGTGGTACCCTCCGTTACCAGGGCTTCCCCGAATTCATCAAGGTTCTTGTTGACATCGGCTTTCTGAGCGATGAAGCTCGCGACTACCTCAGCTCCCCTATCAGCTGGAAGGAGGCCACCCAGAAGATCCTCggcgccgcctcctcctctgAGAAGGACCTCGAGTcggccatctcctccaagactGCCTTCCCCAACAACGACGAGCGTGACCGAATCCTCTCCGGTCTGCGCTGGATTGGCGTCTTCTCCGACGAGAAGATCACCCCCCGCGGCAACCCCCTCGACACCCTCTGCGCCAGCCTCGAGCAGAAGATGCAGTACGGCCCCGACGAGCGTGACCTGGTCATGCTTCAGCACAAGTTCGGCATCGAGCACAAGGACGGCTCCAAGGAGGTCCGCACCAGCACTCTCTGCGAGTATGGTGCTCCCGGTGGTTACTCCGCCATGGCCAGGCTCGTCGGTATTCCCTGCGGTGTTGCCGTGAAGTTGGTTCTTGACGGCACTATCAGTGAGAAG GGTGTCCTTGCCCCCATGAGCTGGGATATTTGCGAGCCTATCCAGAAGACCCTCAAGGCCGACTACGGCATTGAGATGATTGAGAAGACTCTGTAA
- a CDS encoding O-methyltransferase (COG:Q;~EggNog:ENOG410PN5W;~InterPro:IPR002935,IPR029063;~PFAM:PF01596;~go_function: GO:0008171 - O-methyltransferase activity [Evidence IEA]) encodes MSSQAGHELRELELKDFILSHPSLETLRGSPQGILSLIDEFERTRKGLLKPSSHKARIIRDLIAALRPTVMIEMGGYVGYSAILFGDAFPRETMDNMHFFSLEPNHCFADIAKCLIDLAGLSSFVEVMAGPTDASIRRLFSLGLKKVDFMLVGHDKLAYTPSLKLFENLRMVSPGTVIVVDNATFSGNKPYMKYVRTSVEEKREVVKRRESPDIFNMSKILATIDPEVRPGNPNLNYETWSMDGTGPAWNMGLVEVVECIGEEETSSPMSTSV; translated from the exons ATGTCGTCGCAAGCAGGCCATGAACTCCGCGAACTCGAGCTGAAGGACTTTATACTCTCGCATCCAAGCCTAGAGACACTTAGAGGTTCGCCACAAGGAATTCTCAGTCTCATTGATGAGTTCGAAAGAACAAGGAAGGGCCTACTGAAACCAAGTAGCCATAAAGCCCGGATTATCCGCGATCTAATAGCAGCTCTAAGACCGACGGTGATG ATTGAGATGGGAGGTTATGTTGGCTACTCCGCTATCCTGTTTGGCGATGCATTTCCCCGAGAAACCATGGACAATATGCACTTCTTCAGCTTGGAGCCGAACCATTGTTTCGCGGACATTGCAAAGTGCTTGATTGATCTTGCTGGCCTCTCCAGCTTTGTTGAAGTGATGGCCGGCCCTACCGATGCATCCATTCGCAGACTGTTTTCCTTGGGCCTCAAAAAGGTTGATTTCATGCTGGTTGGCCATGACAAACTAGCATACACACCAAGTCTTAAGCTCTTCGAAAATCTGAGAATGGTCTCCCCCGGGACAGTTATTGTTGTCGATAACGCCACCTTTTCTGGGAACAAACCATATATGAAGTACGTTAGAACCTCCGTGGAGGAAAAGAGGGAGGTCGTGAAGCGGCGAGAGTCGCCGGATATCTTCAACATGTCTAAGATACTTGCAACAATTGACCCTGAAGTAAGGCCTGGCAACCCGAATCTAAATTATGAGACCTGGTCGATGGACGGAACTGGGCCAGCTTGGAATATG GGCCTCGTTGAAGTTGTCGAATGCattggggaagaagaaacctCATCACCCATGAGCACCTCAGTCTAG
- a CDS encoding AHA1 family protein (COG:O;~EggNog:ENOG410PHXM;~InterPro:IPR013538,IPR036338,IPR039981,IPR023393, IPR015310;~PFAM:PF08327,PF09229;~go_function: GO:0001671 - ATPase activator activity [Evidence IEA];~go_function: GO:0051087 - chaperone binding [Evidence IEA];~go_function: GO:0051879 - Hsp90 protein binding [Evidence IEA]) — MVLHNPNNWHWVNKDASGWAKNYLTENLPAVSAEEDGVTAKVSNVLTMDGDVDVSQRKGKVITLFDVKLQLEYEGKTKEEEAVSGTITIPEVAHDTEEDEYVFEIENYSDSSSKQPVKDLVRSKLVPKLRTELAKLAPALVAEHGKDLQHAPGVNPSSGFTKTTSYPQSTKKEVSAPKTETTTTAAKVSVNTATVTASDEFRTTAEELFKTFTEPERLAAFTRGAPRQFDGAHVGGKFSIFDGNVTGEFVKLDSPKLLVQKWRLAQWPAGHFSTLEINFDQNDVDGVTQMRVSWAGVPAGQEDVTKQNWELYYVRSIKQTFGFGTIL; from the exons ATGGTTCTTCACAACCCCAACAACTGGCATTGGGTCAACAAGGATGCTTCCGGATGGGCCAAGAATTATCTGACCGAAAATCTCCCTGCGGTTTCagccgaagaggatggtGTCACCGCAAAGGTGTCCAATGTACTGACAATGGATGGCGACGTAGATGTCAGCCAAAGAAAGGGCAAGGTCATCACCTTGTTCGATGTGAAGCTGCAGTTGGAGTATGAAG GTAAGACtaaggaagaggaggctgtgAGTGGGACTATCACGATTCCCGAGGTAGCCCACGAcacagaggaagatgagTATGTC TTCGAGATCGAAAACTACTCGgattcttcctccaagcaGCCCGTGAAGGATCTTGTGCGCTCAAAGCTAGTCCCAAAGCTCAGGACGGAACTGGCCAAGCTTGCCCCTGCCCTGGTTGCTGAACACGGGAAAGATCTCCAGCACGCCCCTGGTGTGAATCCCTCCAGCGGATTTACGAAGACGACATCCTATCCTCAATCTACCAAGAAAGAAGTCTCGGCTCCCAAGACCGAGACTACAACCACTGCCGCCAAGGTTTCTGTCAACACCGCTACAGTGACTGCTTCAGATGAATTCCGTACAACTGCCGAGGAACTCTTCAAGACTTTCACCGAACCTGAGCGTCTTGCAGCTTTTACCCGTGGGGCGCCACGCCAGTTTGATGGTGCTCACGTTGGTGGCAAGTTCTCGATCTTCGATGGCAATGTCACCGGTGAATTTGTGAAGCTCGACTCGCCCAAACTGCTGGTTCAGAAGTGGCGCTTGGCTCAGTGGCCTGCGGGTCATTTCAGTACTCTCGAGATCAACTTTGACCAGAACGACGTTGACGGTGTCACTCAAATGCGTGTGTCATGGGCCGGCGTTCCTGCTGGCCAGGAGGATGTCACCAAACAGAACTGGGAACTTTACTACGTGCGGAGCATCAAACAAACTTTCGG GTTTGGCACTATTCTCTGA